Proteins encoded within one genomic window of Tidjanibacter massiliensis:
- a CDS encoding restriction endonuclease subunit S, translating to MYSKGDELLFPASTTVDAVSLITPTALIVANVVLGGDMFGIHINKEYNAIYISYILNYVYRHRIAKYAQGSTIIHLHYKDIKNFKLLLPPIEKQEKV from the coding sequence GTGTATAGCAAGGGAGATGAGTTACTATTTCCTGCTTCTACAACAGTAGATGCGGTTTCACTAATTACTCCAACAGCATTGATTGTCGCCAATGTTGTGTTAGGTGGTGATATGTTCGGTATTCATATAAACAAAGAATACAATGCTATTTATATCAGCTATATTCTAAACTATGTTTATAGACATCGTATAGCTAAATATGCACAAGGAAGCACTATAATTCATCTACATTATAAAGACATAAAAAATTTCAAACTATTGTTGCCGCCAATAGAAAAACAAGAAAAAGTGTGA
- a CDS encoding restriction endonuclease: MNNSIEYELFTREIYQQLVDADTIKATKVQHNVKLEGKSGQKHQIDVYWEYEIAGITHKVAIECKNYSKPIAISKVRDFYGVLSELNNVAGIMVTKAGFQEGAKKFAKQYGISLKELRNPTREECIIGELITTTSANIRHTLFLVDEEWATNNGYDFQAYRRRLDMFHCTGRWSNSSHIPIELNNKNICDASDKPISSLDALEKKIPSDHNGIDDITFTFEDAYVNAKWGLTKIKEVQYSYEHKTQTSTIRLDVSGFVDAILKDALNGEIRLINKRQL, translated from the coding sequence ATGAATAACTCCATAGAATACGAGCTTTTTACTCGGGAAATTTATCAACAACTTGTTGATGCAGATACTATTAAAGCCACAAAAGTACAGCATAATGTGAAGCTGGAGGGTAAATCTGGACAGAAACATCAAATAGATGTATATTGGGAATACGAGATTGCTGGAATTACACATAAGGTTGCGATTGAATGTAAAAATTACAGTAAACCTATTGCAATCAGTAAAGTAAGAGATTTTTATGGGGTACTTTCCGAGCTTAATAATGTAGCCGGAATTATGGTTACTAAAGCCGGATTTCAAGAAGGTGCGAAAAAATTTGCAAAACAATACGGTATCAGTTTAAAGGAACTTAGGAATCCTACAAGAGAAGAATGTATCATTGGAGAGTTAATAACCACAACTTCGGCAAATATCAGACATACATTGTTTCTCGTAGATGAGGAATGGGCAACAAATAATGGTTATGATTTTCAGGCATATCGACGAAGACTTGACATGTTTCATTGTACGGGTCGGTGGTCAAACAGCTCGCATATACCAATTGAACTGAATAATAAAAATATTTGTGACGCTTCAGATAAACCAATCTCATCTTTAGATGCATTAGAGAAGAAAATCCCATCAGATCATAATGGTATCGACGACATCACATTTACATTCGAAGACGCTTATGTTAATGCAAAATGGGGACTAACAAAAATAAAAGAAGTTCAATATTCATATGAGCATAAAACCCAAACTAGCACTATTCGTTTGGATGTATCTGGCTTTGTAGATGCGATTCTCAAAGATGCATTAAATGGAGAAATTCGGTTAATAAACAAACGACAGCTATAA
- a CDS encoding restriction endonuclease subunit S, with amino-acid sequence MADNKDKKALKSSIEREQNESICSAECEEIKGSKNLNVPVLRFPEFSREWKRHKLSEICSFYSGGTPSSSKKEFYNGNIPFIRSGELHKDKTELFITEDGLNNSAAKLVETGDLLLALYGATSGDIAISKIKGAINQAILCIRTKQNKKFIESVWNKHVERLLQTYLQGG; translated from the coding sequence ATGGCAGATAATAAAGATAAGAAAGCCCTTAAATCTTCGATTGAACGAGAGCAGAATGAATCTATTTGCTCTGCCGAGTGTGAGGAGATAAAAGGTTCAAAGAACCTTAATGTTCCGGTTTTGAGATTTCCGGAGTTCAGTAGAGAGTGGAAAAGGCACAAACTATCAGAGATTTGTTCATTCTATTCAGGAGGTACTCCTTCTTCTTCAAAAAAGGAATTCTACAATGGGAATATTCCATTTATACGTTCTGGAGAATTACATAAGGACAAAACAGAATTGTTCATAACAGAAGATGGCTTAAATAATTCCGCTGCAAAATTGGTGGAAACAGGCGACTTGTTATTAGCTTTATATGGAGCTACAAGTGGGGATATTGCTATAAGTAAAATCAAAGGAGCTATAAATCAAGCAATACTTTGTATTAGGACTAAACAAAACAAGAAATTTATAGAATCTGTTTGGAATAAGCATGTTGAAAGATTACTCCAAACATATTTGCAAGGAGGTTAA
- a CDS encoding restriction endonuclease subunit S — protein MEEQDKLANFISLLDERISTQNKIIEKLETLIKGIIKTLISSQKPNTVITSCLECNSSILQEIQVTEYGAFPVYGATGITGYTEAADVNGESILIIKDGSGVGTVKYVTGEYSYIGTLNRLTAKDGYCLKYIYFALQEFSFEPYKTGMAIPHIYFKDYGKAKIFCPNLKLQFEIAKELSNINDKIEVEKQILLCLHKQKLYLLLQMFL, from the coding sequence TTGGAAGAACAGGATAAATTAGCAAACTTCATTTCTTTGCTGGACGAGCGCATTTCTACTCAGAACAAAATCATTGAGAAACTTGAAACCTTAATTAAGGGGATTATAAAAACTCTTATTTCATCGCAAAAACCTAATACAGTTATAACAAGCTGCCTTGAATGCAATTCATCCATATTGCAAGAAATCCAAGTTACAGAATATGGTGCTTTCCCTGTTTATGGAGCAACAGGCATAACAGGCTATACAGAAGCAGCAGATGTAAATGGTGAATCCATTTTGATAATTAAAGATGGTTCGGGGGTTGGTACGGTTAAGTATGTGACTGGAGAATACAGCTACATCGGAACTCTCAACCGCTTAACAGCAAAAGATGGTTATTGCTTAAAGTACATATATTTCGCCTTGCAAGAATTTAGTTTTGAGCCATATAAAACGGGAATGGCTATACCGCATATCTATTTTAAGGATTATGGTAAAGCTAAAATATTTTGTCCTAATCTTAAACTACAATTTGAAATTGCAAAAGAACTTTCTAATATCAATGACAAAATAGAAGTTGAAAAGCAAATATTACTTTGTTTGCATAAACAAAAATTGTATTTACTCTTACAAATGTTTTTATAA
- a CDS encoding DUF7255 family protein: protein MPKKQDYLKRICLGLYNSGNHNKPSDKVFIEANFYSVIADMYRALGGKLDEAPLNIGKYDIDCKDFIIEFDEENHFNRYRLKTLSSPIYKNWCNFIVADYQQYCTKHEDKCRSYGNFWHTNSSDKQYGISSPCGVLDDIGSSRWTQRAFYDFVKDIYSIVINTPIIRISIYDIYHAQTILSLIQQEREAELMQYIKNRVNCL from the coding sequence ATGCCCAAGAAACAAGATTATTTGAAAAGAATTTGTCTCGGATTATATAATTCAGGAAATCATAATAAGCCAAGTGATAAAGTATTTATAGAGGCAAACTTCTATAGTGTTATAGCTGATATGTATAGAGCTTTAGGAGGGAAACTGGACGAAGCCCCCTTGAATATAGGTAAATATGATATAGACTGTAAAGATTTTATCATTGAGTTTGATGAAGAAAATCACTTCAATAGGTATCGCTTAAAAACATTAAGTTCTCCAATATATAAAAATTGGTGTAATTTCATAGTGGCTGATTATCAACAATATTGTACAAAGCATGAGGATAAATGCCGTAGTTATGGCAATTTTTGGCATACAAATTCCTCAGATAAGCAATATGGCATAAGTTCACCGTGCGGAGTTTTGGACGATATTGGTTCTTCACGTTGGACACAACGAGCTTTTTATGATTTTGTAAAAGATATATATTCAATTGTAATAAATACCCCTATAATACGAATATCCATATATGACATATATCATGCACAAACTATTCTTTCCTTAATTCAACAAGAACGAGAAGCTGAACTTATGCAATATATAAAAAACAGAGTGAATTGTTTATAA
- a CDS encoding restriction endonuclease subunit S, whose product MWLVPVLRFPEFSREWKRHKLSEICSFYSGGTPSSSKKEFYNGNIPFIRSGELHKDKTELFITEDGLNNSAAKLVETGDLLLALYGATSGDIAISKIKGAINQAILCIRTKQNKKFIESVWNKHVERLLQTYLQGG is encoded by the coding sequence GTGTGGTTAGTTCCGGTTTTGAGATTTCCGGAGTTCAGTAGAGAGTGGAAAAGGCACAAACTATCAGAGATTTGTTCATTCTATTCAGGAGGTACTCCTTCTTCTTCAAAAAAGGAATTCTACAATGGGAATATTCCATTTATACGTTCTGGAGAATTACATAAGGACAAAACAGAATTGTTCATAACAGAAGATGGCTTAAATAATTCCGCTGCAAAATTGGTGGAAACAGGCGACTTGTTATTAGCTTTATATGGAGCTACAAGTGGGGATATTGCTATAAGTAAAATCAAAGGAGCTATAAATCAAGCAATACTTTGTATTAGGACTAAACAAAACAAGAAATTTATAGAATCTGTTTGGAATAAGCATGTTGAAAGATTACTCCAAACATATTTGCAAGGAGGTTAA